The Pseudomonas moraviensis genome contains the following window.
GAAGGAAATATCCAGATCACGCTCGATGGCGAAACTGACCAGATCGTTGATCTCGTGGTCGTTACGCCCTTGCATCACCACGCAATTGAGTTTGGTGCGAGTGAACCCGGCGGCACGGGCGGCATCGATGCCGTCGATGACTTGCGCCAGATCGCCGGTGCGCGTCAGTTCCTTGAAACGCTGCGGGTCGAGGCTGTCGAGGCTGATATTGAGGCGCTTGACCCCGGCGTCGAACAGCGGCCTGGCCAGTCGGCCCAGTTGCGAGCCGTTGGTGGTCAGGCACAGTTCGCGCAGGCCGGGCAGGGCGGCAATCTGCTCACACAGCTGCACGACACCGGGGCGGATCAGCGGCTCGCCGCCAGTCAGGCGGATCTTGCGCGTGCCGAGGGCGACGAAGCTTTGCGCTACCTGAAACAGTTCTTCGAGGGTGAGGATCTGCTGGCGCGGCAGGAACTGCATGTCCTCGGCCATGCAGTAGACGCAGCGAAAATCGCAGCGATCGGTGACCGACAGGCGCAGATAATCCACGCGGCGGTTGTGACCATCGATCAATTCACGCTGTGTCATGGGCTCGCCTCGTGGATGTGGAGCGCCGTCAGCGGGCGCAGATCGCGCAGGGTAGGCTGCGCTCGCCACGCCGTCCAATCACTCTGGCTGACCGAGTGATTGACGGCGTCGATGATGCCTTACGGTGCGCCAAACATTGCCGTCCAGTAAATGCCGGCGTTGCTTTTCGGATCGGTTGCGTACGCGGCGCCCAGTTCCTGATATTGCGGGTTCATCAGGTTGGCGCAATGACCGGGGCTGGCGAGCCAGCCGTCGACGACCTTGCCGACGGTGTCCTGCCCGGCGGCGATGTTTTCGCCAACCAGTTGCCCACTGTAACCGGACAGTTCGGCGCGGTCGCCGGGTGTGCGGCCGTCGCGGTCCTTGTGGTCGAGATAATTATTGTTGGCCATGTCGCGGCTGTGATCCTGGGCAACGGTGCCCAGCGTGGCGTTCCAGGCCAGCGGTGCTGCCGCCGCGAAGGACTGGCCGCCGCACTGACGGGCCTGACTGCGCGCGGTATTGAGTTGCGCCAACAGCTTTTGCCCTTCGCTTTGCGCATCGCCGAGTTTCGCCGTCAGCAACGGCCGCGCGAGGACGATGCGCCAGTCACGGTCAACGCGGTTGACGCCGATATCGACAAACTGCGGGTCGAGCACCACCTGACAGAAGCTTTCCTGAATCGCCTTCATTGCTGACGCCGCATCGCGCGGGCCGTTGAGAGTGATCGCTTGAACGTTGACCATCGGATAGCGGGCGCTGGCCATGGCCTGCTGCAAATCGACCGCGCCACTGGCGGGCAGTCGCAGGCGCGGGTCGGCCGACAACGGTGGCAACTCGTTCGACGCCTGGCTGCCGCAACGCTGCGGCTGGCTGCGATAGCTGTTGATCGACTCGATCAATTGCAGTTCATCGGCGGCCAGCGCCGAGGTGGCGAACACCACGCCCAGCGACAATGCGGCACAACGCAAAACGGACGGCATGAAGCGCATGGAAATCTCCCTTGAGCTGAATGCGCCCATGATGCGCGAAAGGCCCCCGGTGGGTGAATGTGTTTTTCTTTGCGGCGGATTTTTTCTGCACTGGTGTGCCCGCGTATTTGCTCGCTACACTCTGCGAAGACCCCGCAAACCGGGCGTCTCACCGACGTAACATCTTGCCCCCGACGGGCGCTGACGGAAGAACCGACATGGGATTGAAAGGCTTGGCGGGCGGTTTGTTGTGGATTGTTTTTGCCGGCGCAGCATGGGCCGGCGCTCAGGCCCCTATCGAGGCCAAGGCGGAACAGAAAGCCGAGGTGCTGGAGGAGAAAGCGGCGGATAAAGTCAGTGCTGCTCCGGCGCCGAAATCCGAGGCCATCACCCCCACCGAAGCGCAGGCAGTGGACCCGGCCGGCGCCGCGCCGCTGGACGATCCGCTGACCTGTCTGGCGCGCAGCATCTATTGGGAAGCCAAGGGCAAGGACACCCCGGAAATGGAGGCCGTCGCCAGCGTGGTGATGAATCGCCTTGGCCATGAAGGCTTTCCCGACACGGTGTGCGCGGTGGTCAAGCAAGGCTCGGAAAGCGGCAACTGCCAGTTTTCCTGGTGGTGCGATGGCAAGCCCGATCAGGTCAAGGAAGACGCCGAATACGCGCTGGCCAAGGAAATCGCTGGCAAGGCGTTGAATCGCCAGCTCAAGGACCGCACCCGCGGCGCCCTGTATTTTCACGACCGCGGCGTGCACCCGAGCTGGGCCAAGGCTTATCGCAACACCGCGCAGACCGGCAGGTTCCTGTTCTACAAACCCGCCGGCGGCGACGCGCGTTAACTGGCGTGGGTGTTGAGAATGCTCGCCACCTGCTGCGGCTGGCAGTTCAGGTACGGTGACTTTTGCAGCCAGCGCTGATCCGGGTACCAGGAAAACATGAACTGGCCGTTCTTCAGGCGATCGATCACCTGTTTGGCAATCTGCGGCCGCACGGCGGGGCAACCCTGACTGCGGCCGATGCGGCCCTGACGCTTGCTCCACAGCGGGTTCACGTAGCTGGCGGCATGAATCACGATCGCGCGATCGCGGGCCAGATCATTGAAACCGGGTTCCAGGCCGTCCATGCGCAGTGAATAGCCGTGGGTGCCTTCGTAGCTTTCCTGGGTGCGGAACAGGCCGAGACTGGACTGATAACTGCCTTCGCGGTTGGAAAACTGTGTGGCGAAGTTTTCCCCGGAATTGGAACCGTGGGCGACCAGATCCCGCAGCACCAATTTCTGTTTGCTCAGGTCGAAGATCCACAGACGACGTTCGGTGGACGGTTGCGAATAGTCGATGATCGCCAGATGCCGCGAGGGCTTTGCGCCGTTGTTGACCGCGCACTGCATGGCGTTCAATGCACCTTTGAGCGCTTGGGGATTGAGTTCCGGCGCGGCGTGGGCGAGGCTGTTATAGAGAACCGGCGATGGCTTGCCGGCGGCAAATACTGGGCTGGTCACGGCGACAAGGGTCGCGGTGCTCAACAGAAGTCGGCGCAAAAACGTCAACATTTTATAAAGTGTCCTCAACTTGCTACATAAACGGCACTTTGGCTCCTGACTCCCAGTCAATACCCGCAGGCTCCGAGGCTGGAGCCTGACTGTTCAGCGCACCTGATGTAAGGTTGACCGTCATCTGGACGGCCATGGATTGGAGTAAAGCAGTTGTTCAAAAAGTACGCATGCTACTTGAGCATTTGTTTGCTCGCTGCGCCGTTTGTCGCTTGCGCCGATGAGCCGCTGCCCCCGCTCGAAACCCTGGCGACGCCGACGACGGACCTGCCGGTGGAGCCGCGCAGCCCGTTGCAGGCCGTGTTGATCAGCCTGGCGCAGTCGTGCCCGGCCATTGCTCCGCGTCTCAACGGCCCGGCGCTGAGTCAATTGCAGGCGTTCTATGCACAGCAGGACTGGATGCCTGTGTGGGCCAGTGAGTCGGCTCGATTGCCGGCATTGCGCGCGCAATTGCAGCTGTTGGCCGACGATGGGCTGAATCCCAATCGCTATGCTGTGCCGGCGTCACCGCCGCAGGACGGCGAGTTGTGTGCCGATATCGATATCAGCCGCCATTACCTGCAGGCCTTGCAGGATCTGCATTACGGTCGTCTGTTGCAGTCGCATTTCGAACCGCTGTGGCATGTCGACGGCCCGCCGACCGATCGTCAGGCGCAGTTGCTCAGCATTGCCGTGCCGGGGGTGAACGACATTGCTGCAGCGTTCGACCTCGCCCGTCCGCATCTGCCTCAGTATCAGAGCCTGCGTCAGTTGTATGCCGCACAACGTTTGCAGGCCCTGCCGCAGTGGCAGCCGGTCGGCAACGGGCCGCTGCTGCGCCCGGCGATGGAAGACCAGCGCGTGCCGGAACTCGCCCGGCGTCTGTACAACGAAGGTTATCTGGCAGACGTGATCGTGACGCCGGACAACGCCTACGATGACGTGCTGGTGGAAGCGGTGAAGCATTTTCAGGCCAGTCACTCGTTGCAGGCTGACGGCGTGGTCGGGCCGGGTACGATTGCCGAGCTGAACATCAGCCCGCTGACTCGCCGCGATCAGTTGCGCGTCAATCTCGAACGTTTCCGCTGGATGGCCCAGGACATGGAGCCCAGCGGTCTGGTGGTCAACGTCGCGGCCGCTGAGCTGACGCTGTATCAGGGCGGTCAGCCGGTGTGGCAGACCCGCACCCAGGTCGGCCGCGCCGAGCGCCAGACACCGCTGCTGAAATCCCGCGTCACCCGGCTCACGCTGAACCCGACCTGGACTGTGCCGCCCACCATCTGGAAAGAAGACAAGCTGCCGGAAATCCGCAAGGACCAGACCTTCCTCAGCCGCCAGAACCTGCAAGTGCTCGATGCCAACGGTCAGCCCCTGGCGGCAGCGGACATCGACTGGGACAACCCCGGCAACATCCTCCTGCGCCAGGACGCCGGCCCGCGCAATCCGCTGGGGCAAATGGTCATTCGTTTCCCCAACCCGTTCTCGGTGTACCTGCACGACACGCCGAGCAAGGCGCTGTTTGAAAAAGGTCCACGGGCGTTCAGCTCCGGTTGCGTGCGTGTCGAGCATCCGCTGCAACTGCGCGATCTGCTGCTGTCGCCGGCAGAAAAGACCCGCACCGACACACTGCTCGCCAGCGGTACCACCCACGAATTTCGCCTGTCTTCCCCCGTGCCGATCCTGATGACCTACTGGACGGCGCAAGTCGACAGCAGCGGCCACGTGCGATACGCGCCGGATATCTACAGTCGCGACAGCGCTTTATTGGTGGGCCTGGATCGGGCGCATTGAGCCAGACCACCTCACCCTAGCCCTCTCCCTCGGGAGAGGGCTAGGGTGAGGGGCCGATTTCAAGCCGAACCCAATACTCAAAATCTCACCGTTCCAGCTTTTCAACTATCCAAGGCAAAAGCACCTCACACGACCCTTCAATCTTCAAATCCAGCAGATCATCCGCCCGGGTCCTGCCCAGATTGATCGCCATCAGCGGCTTGCCACGCTCGGCAATCACGCGACACAAACGAAACGCCGAATACGCCATCAACGATGACCCAACCACCAGCAACCCCGCCGCATTCTCGGCAGCTGCCATGGCCCGCGCTGCGGTCGCCTGTGCCACGTTCTCGCCAAAAAACACCACATCCGGTTTCATCCGCTCACCCGCGCAATGCGGGCACTGCGGCACCTGGAAGCGCGCTTCAAATGCCGGGTCGAGCAAGGTATCGCCATCCGGCGCCTGCACCGCATCAACGCCGCTCAGATAGGGATTCTCCGCTTCCATCTGGCGCTGAATCTCATCGCGCGGACTGCGCTGCCCGCAGTCCAGACACAGCACTCGATGCAGGCTGCCATGCAGTTCGATCACATCGTGACTACCGGCCTGATCGTGCAAGGTGTCGACGTTCTGCGTGATCAGATCGCTGATCCGGCCACGCTGCTGCAGCGTCGCCAGCGCCTGATGCGCTGCATTCGGCCGCGCCTGGCGCACGCGCGGCCAGCCGAGCATGGCTCGGGCCCAATAGCGACGGCGTGATTCCGGGGCAGAAAGGAATTCCTGATACATCATCGGCTGCCGCCCGCGACGCACGCCGTCGCTGTCGCGGTAGTCCGGAATGCCCGAAGGCGTGCTGATGCCAGCGCCGGTCAGGACTAGAAACTTATCCTCGGTCATGGCCTGCACCAGCGTATCGAGGTGTTCGCGGATCGGGCTGTCGAGCATGCTCAGCACTCCAGAATGGGCAGTGCCCGCAGGTTAGCATCAACCACTGTGGCGAGGGAGCTTGCTCCCGCTGGGGGGCGAAGCGGCCGCAGAAGAAGGGCCTGCTGCGCAGTCCAGCGGGAGCAAGCTCCCTCGCCACAGGTTTCGCGTTTTCAGTCGGTTACTTGCGCGCCTCCAGTATCAGGTTGAACGGTGTCTGCGCGGCGCGGCGGAACTGCTTGAACCCGGCTTCGGTGAATACCTTGCGCAAGCGTAGCTCTCCGGCCTGGGCACCGAGCCCGAGGCCGACTTCCTGTGACAGCGAATTGGGTGTGCAAATAAACGTCGAGGCGGCGTAGAACAGGCGCCCGACCGCGTTGAGATTGTCGTCCAGTTTGTCGTTGGCGAAGGGTTCGACCAGCAACACCGTGCCGTCGTCTTTCAGCGCCTCATGGGCATGGCGGGCGGCGCCGACCGGGTCGCCCATGTCGTGCAGGCAATCGAAAAAGCAAATCAGGTCGTAGTCGCTGCCGGGATAGTTTTTCGCCGTGCCCTCGAAGAATCTGGCGCGGTTGCCCACGCCACCTTCTTCGGCCCGTTGCGTGGCGACGGTGACGGAGGGCGCGTGGAAGTCGAAGCCGACAAACTGCGACCTGGGAAACGCCTGGGCCATGATCACCGTCGAGGCGCCGTGGCCGCAGCCGATGTCGGCGACTTTGGCGCCGCGTTCCAGTTTCGCCACCACGCCTTCCAGTGCCGGCAGCCATTCAGCGATCAGGTGACCTTTGTAGCCGGGGCGGAAGAAGCGTTCGGTGCCGCTGAACATGCACGGGTGGTGATCGCCCCAGGACAGCGCGCCATTGCCACGCATGGCTTTGACCAGTTTGTCCTTGTCATGGAAAAACGACGCCACTACGCCGAGACCGCCGGCGACGTACACCGGCGAATCCTCCACGGCCAACGCCAGCGCCTGTTCTTCCGGCAAGCGAAACTGACCGTCGAGGTGCTCCATGTAACCGGATGCGGCGTGGGCGCTGAGCCACTCGCGTACCAGACGCGGATTGCAGGTGGTTTTTGCTGCGAGGGCTTCGGGGCTGATCGGTTGGCTGTCGGCCATCGCCCGGTACAGACCGAGTTCTTCGCCGACGATGACATTGGCCAGCATCGCCGCGCCGCCCATGTCGCTGACCAGTTTGCCCATGAATTCGTTGAGCTTCGCCTCATTCATCACGTGTGCTCCTGAAACAGGATCAAGGTCCGGCGGCGTTGAATGTCGAGGCAGGCGCCACCGGGCGGTGGTCACGGATAGGGGCAGGGCACAGCAGAAGTCCTGCGGCCCCCTCGACTGGGTACTGATTGAGTCTAGTCGGTGTTTTTCTCAGCGTGGCAGCGGCAACCTGAGCTCAGCGCACAGGCCGCCGCCCTCGCGATTGCTCAGCAGCAGCGAACCACCCAGCGCCATCGCCAATTGCTGGGCAATTGCCAGCCCGAGTCCGGTGCCACCGGTGTCGCGGTTGCGCGAGTTTTCCACGCGATAAAACGGTTCCAGCACCTGCGCCAGTTCGGCCTCGGCGATGCCCGGGCCGCGATCGAGGACTTTCACCGACAGGCTGTTGCCCTGCGCTTCGACCTGCAGTTGCGCGGCGCCGGCGAATTTCAGGGCGTTGTCGGTCAGGTTCACCAGGACCCGGCGCAGCGCTTGCGGACGGGTTTCGATCACCGCTTTGCTCTTGCCGCCGAGCTGCACGTCCTTGCCCATGTCCTGATAGTCGAACACGAGGCTGTCGAGGAACGAGTCGAGATCGGTACGGCGGCTTTCTTCGGTGGCGCCGTGAACGCTGCGGGCGTAGGCCACGCCTTCGCGCACCAGATGTTCGATCTCGCCGAGGTCGCTGCTCAGTTTGTCTTTTTCCACCGAGTCGTCCATGAACTCCGCACGCAATTTCATCCGGGTGATCGGTGTTTGCAAGTCGTGGGAAATCGCGGCGAGCAGTTGCATGCGTTCTTTCAGGTAGGCGGCGATGCGCGTCTGCATGGCGTTGAACGCCCGCGCTGCGTGGACCACTTCGGTCGGTCCCTGCTCGTCGAGTTTGATCGGATGCGCGTTGGGGTCGAGCGTTTCCACCGCATTGGCCAGGCGGGTGAGGGGGCGAATGGCGATGCGCACGGCGAGCCAGGTGCAGAGGATCAGCAGCGCCAGCTGGCCCAGCAGCACCACTGGCAACCACGG
Protein-coding sequences here:
- a CDS encoding cell wall hydrolase produces the protein MGLKGLAGGLLWIVFAGAAWAGAQAPIEAKAEQKAEVLEEKAADKVSAAPAPKSEAITPTEAQAVDPAGAAPLDDPLTCLARSIYWEAKGKDTPEMEAVASVVMNRLGHEGFPDTVCAVVKQGSESGNCQFSWWCDGKPDQVKEDAEYALAKEIAGKALNRQLKDRTRGALYFHDRGVHPSWAKAYRNTAQTGRFLFYKPAGGDAR
- a CDS encoding murein L,D-transpeptidase catalytic domain family protein, which produces MLTFLRRLLLSTATLVAVTSPVFAAGKPSPVLYNSLAHAAPELNPQALKGALNAMQCAVNNGAKPSRHLAIIDYSQPSTERRLWIFDLSKQKLVLRDLVAHGSNSGENFATQFSNREGSYQSSLGLFRTQESYEGTHGYSLRMDGLEPGFNDLARDRAIVIHAASYVNPLWSKRQGRIGRSQGCPAVRPQIAKQVIDRLKNGQFMFSWYPDQRWLQKSPYLNCQPQQVASILNTHAS
- a CDS encoding L,D-transpeptidase family protein, with protein sequence MFKKYACYLSICLLAAPFVACADEPLPPLETLATPTTDLPVEPRSPLQAVLISLAQSCPAIAPRLNGPALSQLQAFYAQQDWMPVWASESARLPALRAQLQLLADDGLNPNRYAVPASPPQDGELCADIDISRHYLQALQDLHYGRLLQSHFEPLWHVDGPPTDRQAQLLSIAVPGVNDIAAAFDLARPHLPQYQSLRQLYAAQRLQALPQWQPVGNGPLLRPAMEDQRVPELARRLYNEGYLADVIVTPDNAYDDVLVEAVKHFQASHSLQADGVVGPGTIAELNISPLTRRDQLRVNLERFRWMAQDMEPSGLVVNVAAAELTLYQGGQPVWQTRTQVGRAERQTPLLKSRVTRLTLNPTWTVPPTIWKEDKLPEIRKDQTFLSRQNLQVLDANGQPLAAADIDWDNPGNILLRQDAGPRNPLGQMVIRFPNPFSVYLHDTPSKALFEKGPRAFSSGCVRVEHPLQLRDLLLSPAEKTRTDTLLASGTTHEFRLSSPVPILMTYWTAQVDSSGHVRYAPDIYSRDSALLVGLDRAH
- a CDS encoding class I SAM-dependent methyltransferase; this encodes MNEAKLNEFMGKLVSDMGGAAMLANVIVGEELGLYRAMADSQPISPEALAAKTTCNPRLVREWLSAHAASGYMEHLDGQFRLPEEQALALAVEDSPVYVAGGLGVVASFFHDKDKLVKAMRGNGALSWGDHHPCMFSGTERFFRPGYKGHLIAEWLPALEGVVAKLERGAKVADIGCGHGASTVIMAQAFPRSQFVGFDFHAPSVTVATQRAEEGGVGNRARFFEGTAKNYPGSDYDLICFFDCLHDMGDPVGAARHAHEALKDDGTVLLVEPFANDKLDDNLNAVGRLFYAASTFICTPNSLSQEVGLGLGAQAGELRLRKVFTEAGFKQFRRAAQTPFNLILEARK
- a CDS encoding CAP domain-containing protein codes for the protein MRFMPSVLRCAALSLGVVFATSALAADELQLIESINSYRSQPQRCGSQASNELPPLSADPRLRLPASGAVDLQQAMASARYPMVNVQAITLNGPRDAASAMKAIQESFCQVVLDPQFVDIGVNRVDRDWRIVLARPLLTAKLGDAQSEGQKLLAQLNTARSQARQCGGQSFAAAAPLAWNATLGTVAQDHSRDMANNNYLDHKDRDGRTPGDRAELSGYSGQLVGENIAAGQDTVGKVVDGWLASPGHCANLMNPQYQELGAAYATDPKSNAGIYWTAMFGAP
- the moaA gene encoding GTP 3',8-cyclase MoaA, coding for MTQRELIDGHNRRVDYLRLSVTDRCDFRCVYCMAEDMQFLPRQQILTLEELFQVAQSFVALGTRKIRLTGGEPLIRPGVVQLCEQIAALPGLRELCLTTNGSQLGRLARPLFDAGVKRLNISLDSLDPQRFKELTRTGDLAQVIDGIDAARAAGFTRTKLNCVVMQGRNDHEINDLVSFAIERDLDISFIEEMPLGAIAEHSRAESFYSSAQVRERIAERFTLIDSTESTQGPSRYWRVAEAPNIRLGFISPHSHNFCGTCNRVRLTVEGRLLLCLGNEHSMDLKAVLRAHPGHPERLENAIIEAMKLKPYRHNFEVNDDVQVVRFMNMTGG
- a CDS encoding ATP-binding protein — protein: MKLKLQWPRTLASRLSLIFLIGLILAQGLSFGAQYYERYQSAKSTMLGNLETDVSTSMAILDRLPAAEREAWLPRLARRNYGYLLNEGEPGMPVTSAEESVAIASITAAIGGTYPLVFTEVPGGPRRHFQGHLRLSDGSPVTIDIRPAMVPLSPWLPVVLLGQLALLILCTWLAVRIAIRPLTRLANAVETLDPNAHPIKLDEQGPTEVVHAARAFNAMQTRIAAYLKERMQLLAAISHDLQTPITRMKLRAEFMDDSVEKDKLSSDLGEIEHLVREGVAYARSVHGATEESRRTDLDSFLDSLVFDYQDMGKDVQLGGKSKAVIETRPQALRRVLVNLTDNALKFAGAAQLQVEAQGNSLSVKVLDRGPGIAEAELAQVLEPFYRVENSRNRDTGGTGLGLAIAQQLAMALGGSLLLSNREGGGLCAELRLPLPR
- a CDS encoding NAD-dependent protein deacetylase, with the protein product MLDSPIREHLDTLVQAMTEDKFLVLTGAGISTPSGIPDYRDSDGVRRGRQPMMYQEFLSAPESRRRYWARAMLGWPRVRQARPNAAHQALATLQQRGRISDLITQNVDTLHDQAGSHDVIELHGSLHRVLCLDCGQRSPRDEIQRQMEAENPYLSGVDAVQAPDGDTLLDPAFEARFQVPQCPHCAGERMKPDVVFFGENVAQATAARAMAAAENAAGLLVVGSSLMAYSAFRLCRVIAERGKPLMAINLGRTRADDLLDLKIEGSCEVLLPWIVEKLER